From one Phycodurus eques isolate BA_2022a chromosome 19, UOR_Pequ_1.1, whole genome shotgun sequence genomic stretch:
- the vwa2 gene encoding von Willebrand factor A domain-containing protein 2, translated as MLPITFHPGLRLTVLLLLQVQHGNSVQDIQTSRDNILKINSAGEMMQCSAAMDILFLMDGSYSVGKGSFERSKHFAIKVCQALDIGPDKVRVGFIQFGSVPRLEFALDSYTTKQELKIRLKKISFRGGSTQTGLALKYALWKGFTDGRNSSAVACIAILVSDGMSQGNAIQVAAQLKEEGVVLFAVGLRYPRWEELHALASEPVGSHIFFAEHFYDAVNGLCTTLTANSFCNATPAGCQVEAFPCERKTLETAKELQGNFMCWKCSKGYFPHTSLCPYYRYKKAYKRHASICQRTICPDPCDSQPCLNGGTCVSAGPEDYTCVCPPGYGGDPHCAPALSLDCSMDLLFLLEGSATLTLEGFLRLKSFLKRFLQTVMGSNTPSKVGLAVFGGEAQIAGKFKGDLKGLLKALDALTPVGGRTETGKALRYVTRNGFVSAPVFADVSDDLPRAVVLLTGTPSADPVVEPSKYTRDQEIFLIAVGPDRLKGQLDNITGNPQRTLTYTSPDWLAAKIPELKAKICSVDTQGCLDQAVDLVFALDASGGVSRGNFATLRDFVRSLTVQFDINRDLAQVALVTYGHKATTVFNLNAHETDSAILKAAAQASYVGGVASTGAALLHIHTDVLTVAKGARPGINKAVVLVTDSSGDALVPARKLREDGVLLFVIGIGDVQRESLLRIAGSEEHMILVPFYEDLKYFEDVVVQTLCSGSTRFLSRGDLRRPVGLRKNNKRQKKSHQEFLYHDKQHRRRQAA; from the exons ATGCTCCCCATTACCTTTCATCCTGGCTTGCGGCTAACGGTGCTGTTGCTGCTTCAAG TCCAGCATGGTAACTCTGTGCAGGACATCCAAACCAGCCGTGACAACATCCTGAAGATCAATTCTGCAGGGGAGA TGATGCAGTGCTCTGCAGCCATGGACATCCTCTTCCTCATGGATGGCTCCTACAGTGTGGGGAAGGGCAGCTTTGAGCGGTCCAAACATTTCGCAATAAAGGTCTGTCAAGCCCTCGACATCGGACCAGATAAG GTGCGTGTAGGATTCATCCAGTTTGGTTCTGTCCCTCGGTTGGAATTCGCTTTGGATTCATACACCACCAAGCAAGAGCTGAAGATACGGTTGAAGAAGATTTCCTTCAG AGGCGGCAGCACCCAGACGGGCCTGGCTTTGAAGTACGCGCTTTGGAAAGGTTTCACGGATGGGCGCAACTCCTCAGCCGTGGCCTGCATTGCCATCCTCGTGTCAGACGGGATGTCGCAGGGCAACGCTATACAGGTGGCGGCCCAGCTCAAAGAGGAAGGCGTCGTCTTGTTCGCTGTCGGCTTGCGCTATCCGAG ATGGGAGGAGCTTCATGCTTTGGCTAGTGAGCCAGTAGGGAGCCACATTTTCTTTGCTGAGCATTTTTACGACGCTGTCAACGGCTTATGCACGACGCTCACCGCCAACTCATTTTGCAATGCCACTCCTGcag GCTGCCAGGTCGAGGCGTTCCCCTGTGAGAGAAAGACACTGGAGACGGCGAAGGAGCTGCAGGGGAATTTCATGTGCTGGAAATGCTCCAAGGGTTATTTTCCACACACATCTCTCTGTCCATACTACAG GTACAAGAAGGCCTACAAGAGGCACGCGAGCATCTGCCAACGGACCATCTGTCCTG ATCCATGCGACTCACAGCCATGTCTGAACGGAGGGACGTGTGTCTCGGCAGGTCCAGAGGACTACACTTGTGTCTGTCCGCCAGGCTATGGAGGAGACCCTCACTGCG CTCCAGCTTTATCGTTGGACTGTTCAATGGACCTGCTTTTCCTGTTGGAGGGCTCAGCCACGCTCACCTTGGAAGGCTTCCTGCGCCTTAAATCCTTTCTGAAGCGCTTCCTGCAGACCGTGatgggctccaacacgcccaGCAAAGTTGGCTTGGCCGTGTTTGGCGGGGAGGCTCAGATTGCGGGGAAATTCAAAGGCGACCTCAAGGGTCTGCTTAAGGCCCTGGATGCCCTGACACCTGTTGGCGGCCGGACCGAAACGGGCAAAGCGCTGCGATACGTCACACGTAATGGCTTTGTGAGCGCGCCGGTGTTCGCCGACGTCAGTGACGACCTGCCCCGCGCGGTGGTGCTGCTCACTGGCACGCCCTCCGCGGACCCGGTAGTGGAGCCATCTAAGTACACACGGGACCAGGAGATCTTCCTCATCGCGGTTGGACCGGACAGATTGAAAGGACAACTGGATAACATCACAGGAAACCCTCAAAGGACCCTCACCTACACCTCTCCTGACTGGCTTGCTGCCAAAATCCCTGAACTCAAGGCCAAGATCTGCAGCGTGGATACACAAG GATGCCTGGATCAAGCAGTGGACCTGGTGTTCGCCCTCGATGCCTCTGGTGGCGTCAGCCGCGGCAATTTCGCCACCCTTCGCGACTTTGTGCGCAGCCTCACCGTCCAGTTCGACATCAACCGCGACCTGGCCCAGGTGGCACTGGTGACCTACGGTCACAAAGCCACCACCGTCTTCAACCTGAATGCCCACGAGACGGACTCCGCCATCCTCAAGGCGGCGGCTCAGGCCAGCTATGTCGGCGGGGTGGCGTCGACGGGCGCCGCCTTgctccacattcacaccgacgtcCTCACCGTGGCCAAGGGAGCGCGTCCCGGCATCAACAAGGCGGTGGTACTGGTGACTGACAGCTCAGGTGATGCTTTGGTTCCTGCTCGGAAGTTACGTGAGGACGGAGTGTTGCTGTTTGTCATCGGCATCGGAGACGTGCAGAGGGAAAGCCTGCTGCGGATTGCCGGCTCGGAGGAGCATATGATCTTGGTGCCGTTTTACGAGGACCTTAAGTACTTTGAGGATGTGGTGGTGCAGACGCTGTGTTCAG gaAGCACCAGATTTTTATCGAGAGGAGATCTTCGCAGACCTGTTGGTCTGAGGAAGAACAACAAAAGGCAGAAGAAGAGTCACCAGGAGTTCCTTTACCACGACAAACAGCACCGCAGGAGACAGGCAGCCTGA